A segment of the Candidatus Nanopelagicales bacterium genome:
CCGTGCGATGGCGAGCCGCTGCCGTTGCCCGCCCGACACGTTGGCGCCACCCTGGTCGATCGGTGAGTCAAGTTGCTCCGCAAGCGCGGAGACGAAGGGTTCGGCTTGGGCTACCCGAAGCGCGTGCCAGACCTGCTCATCGCTTGCGTGGGCGTTACCGAAGCGCACGTTGCTTGCGACTGTGCCGCTGAAGAGAAACGCCTTTTGCGGCACCAGCGCCAGCTGGCTCCACAGGTCGGCTTGTTTCAAGTCGCGGATATCGACGCCGTCGAGCATGATCGCGCCCCCGCTGACGTCGTAGAGGCGGGGAATCAGATTGATCAAAGTCGTTTTGCCTGATCCGGTTCCGCCGACAATCGCGGTGGTCCGGCCCGGTTCGAGGGTGAAGTTGATCCGCTCCAGGACGGGGTCTTGGGCGCCCGGGTAGCGAAACTCCACGTCGCGGAATTCGATACGTCCGGTTGCGGAACCAGCGTCAGCCGAGTGCGTCCCGGCCACGGAGTCCACCTCGGTGGTCAGCTCGTTGACGGTCGTCGGTAGCGGCACGGGGTTGCTGGGGTCGTGGATAGCCGGTTGGGTCGTCAGCACTGCTTGGATTCGTTCGGCGGACGCGGCGGCTCGCGGCACCATCACGAACATCATCACGGCCATCATGACCGCGAAGAGGATCTGGGTGATGTATTGCAGGAACGCCGTCAAGTCGCCGATCTGCATGTCTCCGGTGTTGATCAGGTGACCGCCGAACCAGATGATGGCCACGCTCGATCCATTCATGACCAACATGAGGATCGGCATCATCAACGCGAACAGCCGAGCAACCCGCAGCGAGGTATCGGTCAAGTCATCGTTGGCGACCGCGAAGCGTTTCTGCTCGTGCTCAGTCCGCACGAATGCGCGGATGACCCGAATGCCGGCCAGGTTCTCGCGCAGGACCTCGTTGATGCGGTCGATCTTGACCTGCATGGATCGGAAGAGCGGGACCGCGCGGACCATCAGCAGGCCGATGACGACGGCCATCAGCGGGATGATGACAAGCAGAAGGCCCGACAACTGAACATTCAGCCGAACAGCCATCACGATTCCGCCGATTGCCGTTATCGGTGCGAGCACCAACATCGTGAGGCCCATGAGAACCAACATCTGCACTTGCTGGACATCGTTGGTGTTGCGGGTGATCAGCGAAGGCGTTCCGAACTCGTTGACCTCGTGTAGCGAGAACTCCTGGACGCGACCAAACATTGAGGCCCGCACGTCGCGGCCGAATCCCATCGCTGTGCGGGCGCTGTAGTACACGGCGACGACCGAGCAGATCCCCAGCCCAAACGTGACCGCGAGCATCACCGCACCGATGGTGATGATGTAGCGGATGTCACCCTTGACCACGCCGTTGTTGATGATGTCGGCATTCAGAGTTGGCAGAAACAAGTTGGCCATCGCCTGGAGAAATACCAACACGATCACCACGGTGAGGGCGCGTCCGTAGGGTCGCAGGAAGCGCCGCAAAAGGCTAACCACGACGCTCAGGGTGTCACGCGTCG
Coding sequences within it:
- a CDS encoding ABC transporter ATP-binding protein; amino-acid sequence: MANLFLPTLNADIINNGVVKGDIRYIITIGAVMLAVTFGLGICSVVAVYYSARTAMGFGRDVRASMFGRVQEFSLHEVNEFGTPSLITRNTNDVQQVQMLVLMGLTMLVLAPITAIGGIVMAVRLNVQLSGLLLVIIPLMAVVIGLLMVRAVPLFRSMQVKIDRINEVLRENLAGIRVIRAFVRTEHEQKRFAVANDDLTDTSLRVARLFALMMPILMLVMNGSSVAIIWFGGHLINTGDMQIGDLTAFLQYITQILFAVMMAVMMFVMVPRAAASAERIQAVLTTQPAIHDPSNPVPLPTTVNELTTEVDSVAGTHSADAGSATGRIEFRDVEFRYPGAQDPVLERINFTLEPGRTTAIVGGTGSGKTTLINLIPRLYDVSGGAIMLDGVDIRDLKQADLWSQLALVPQKAFLFSGTVASNVRFGNAHASDEQVWHALRVAQAEPFVSALAEQLDSPIDQGGANVSGGQRQRLAIARALVRKAPFLILDDSFSALDYATDARLRAALRKEETGATVLIVAQRVSTILHADKIIVLDQGLVVGMGTHAELMDTCPTYLEIVSSQLSVEEAA